In Streptomyces sp. P9-A4, the genomic window CGTCACCCTCTCCTACATGGGCGACGAGATCACCCTCGACGTACGGGACGACGGGCGCGGTTTCGACCCGCTGTCCCGCCCCGAACGGAGCCGCGCCGAGGGCGGGTTCGGGCTCGACGGCATGCGGGCCCGCGCCGAGCGCCTCACCGGGTCCGTCACCGTCGAGACCGCGCCGGGCGAGGGTACGGCGATCTCCGCTCGCGTACCGTTGGGCGCGCCATGACTGACATCACCCTGCTGATCGTCGACGACCACCCCGTCGTACGGGACGGCCTGCGCGGCATGTTCGCCGCGGCCGGTTCCGGCTTCCGGGTCCTCGGCGAGGCCTCCGACGGCGTCGAGGCCGTCGCCCTCGCCCACCGTCTGGACCCGGACGTCGTCCTGATGGACCTGCGGATGCCCGGCGGGAACGGCGTCGACGCCATCGCCGAGCTGGCCCGCCGCGGCGCCCGCTCCCGGGTCCTGGTCCTCACCACCTACGACACGGACACCGACACGCTCCCGGCGATCGAGGCGGGCGCCACCGGCTACCTGCTCAAGGACGCGCCGCGCGAGGAGCTGTTCGGGGCCGTGCGGGCCGCGGCCGAGGGCCGGACCGTGCTCTCCCCGGCGGTCGCCTCCCGTCTTGTCACCGCCGTCCGCGCCCCCGCCGCCGGAGCCGACGGCGGGGCCCTCTCCGCGCGCGAGAGCGAGATCCTCGC contains:
- a CDS encoding response regulator transcription factor gives rise to the protein MTDITLLIVDDHPVVRDGLRGMFAAAGSGFRVLGEASDGVEAVALAHRLDPDVVLMDLRMPGGNGVDAIAELARRGARSRVLVLTTYDTDTDTLPAIEAGATGYLLKDAPREELFGAVRAAAEGRTVLSPAVASRLVTAVRAPAAGADGGALSARESEILALVAKGTANRAIAAELFISEATVKTHLTHIYGKLGVKDRAAAVATGYDRGILGRS